From a single Microbacterium terrisoli genomic region:
- a CDS encoding FtsQ-type POTRA domain-containing protein — protein MRRPAPLPAPARPAPRPSAAGGASSPGVDGTDETGRDAAARVVALAGGAAPDGDRPAGGEHAGVADATGPAVGAGAGAGLDAGAGAGSVADDGIVGMRDVWRAARARRRALRAEVRRFTGRQRRRRAIWICVAVAFAVLIAGSFGVAYSPLFAVQRISVVGAHSLKAAAVEHALASQLGTPLPLVDDAAVKAALVRFPLVETYTLQARPPHELVVRIVERTPVGVVTGPAGYTLVDAAGVALSTTATAPEGEPVLTVTGGVDSDAFRSTGLVIRSLPSDLRALVTAVSASTPDDVTLTLGKTGSKVMWGGEDDSGRKVLVLKALMKRYPPAKTGLYDVSSPDAVLVK, from the coding sequence ATGCGCCGGCCCGCACCGCTTCCCGCTCCGGCACGGCCCGCGCCGCGGCCGTCCGCAGCCGGTGGGGCCTCGTCGCCCGGCGTGGACGGCACGGACGAGACGGGGCGGGATGCCGCGGCCCGGGTGGTTGCGCTCGCCGGCGGTGCGGCACCGGACGGTGACCGTCCGGCCGGCGGGGAGCATGCCGGCGTCGCTGACGCCACAGGCCCGGCAGTGGGGGCCGGCGCGGGTGCCGGCCTCGACGCGGGAGCCGGCGCCGGCTCTGTCGCGGACGACGGCATCGTCGGGATGCGTGATGTGTGGCGGGCGGCCCGCGCACGGCGTCGGGCGCTGCGCGCCGAGGTGCGCCGGTTCACCGGGCGCCAGCGCCGGCGCCGCGCCATCTGGATCTGTGTGGCCGTCGCCTTCGCGGTGCTCATCGCCGGGTCGTTCGGCGTGGCGTACAGTCCGCTGTTCGCCGTGCAGCGCATCTCAGTGGTCGGCGCGCACAGCCTGAAGGCTGCCGCCGTCGAACACGCCCTGGCCTCGCAGCTGGGAACGCCGCTGCCCTTGGTCGACGATGCGGCGGTCAAGGCCGCGCTCGTGCGCTTTCCGCTCGTGGAGACCTACACGCTGCAGGCCAGACCTCCGCACGAGCTGGTCGTGCGGATCGTGGAGCGCACACCCGTCGGTGTGGTGACGGGTCCCGCCGGCTACACGCTCGTGGATGCTGCCGGAGTGGCGCTGTCGACCACGGCGACGGCGCCGGAAGGTGAACCGGTGCTGACGGTGACCGGGGGAGTGGACTCGGATGCCTTCCGCTCGACGGGGCTCGTCATCCGCTCTCTGCCATCTGATCTGCGTGCACTGGTCACCGCGGTGTCGGCATCCACCCCCGATGACGTGACGCTCACGCTGGGCAAGACCGGATCGAAGGTCATGTGGGGCGGCGAGGACGACTCCGGGCGGAAGGTGCTGGTGCTGAAGGCGCTGATGAAACGGTACCCACCGGCCAAGACGGGTCTGTACGATGTGTCATCGCCTGACGCGGTCCTCGTGAAGTAG